One window of the Cuculus canorus isolate bCucCan1 chromosome 13, bCucCan1.pri, whole genome shotgun sequence genome contains the following:
- the CA7 gene encoding carbonic anhydrase 7 isoform X1 gives MQLLKCDIEASREVNKIRCMFCISRTSINCRGPSEWHKSYPIAQGNRQSPIDIVSARAVYDPHLKPLIISYESCTSLNISNNGHSVMVEFEDTDDKAAISGGPFENPFRLKQFHFHWGTTHSQGSEHTIDGKPFPCELHLVHWNARKYATFGEAAAAPDGLAVVGVFLEIGKEHANMNRLTDALYMVKFKGTKAQFRSFNPKCLLPLSLDYWTYLGSLTTPPLNESVTWIVLKEPIRISEKQLEKFRMLLFTSEEDQRIQMVNNFRPPQPLKGRVVRASFKA, from the exons ATGCAGCTACTGAAATGTGATATTGAAGCTTCCAGAGAAGTGAATAAAATAAGATGTATGTTCTGTATTTCTAGAACATCAATAAATTGTAGAG gacCTTCAGAGTGGCACAAATCTTATCCTATTGCCCAAGGGAACCGCCAGTCACCTATTGATATAGTTTCTGCAAGAGCAGTTTATGACCCTCACCTGAAGCCACTTATTATCTCCTATGAATCGTGTACATCTCTCAACATATCCAACAATGGCCATTCGGTTATGGTTGAGTTTGAAGACACTGATGACAAGGCAG CAATCAGCGGAGGTCCCTTCGAGAACCCATTTCGGCTCAAGCAGTTTCATTTTCACTGGGGGACAACACACAGCCAGGGATCGGAGCATACAATTGATGGCAAACCTTTTCCCTGTGAG ctcCACTTAGTTCACTGGAATGCCAGAAAATATGCAACatttggagaagcagcagcagctccagatgGCTTGGCAGTAGTTGGTGTTTTCTTGGAG ATTGGGAAAGAACATGCCAACATGAACAGACTCACTGATGCTCTGTACATGGTTAAATTTAAA ggaaCAAAAGCTCAATTTAGAAGCTTCAACCCCAAATGCCTCCTACCTTTGAGTCTAGATTATTGGACGTACCTTGGTTCTTTGACAACACCGCCCCTTAATGAGAGTGTGACGTGGATAGTGCTGAAAGAACCCATCAGAATTTCAGAGAAACAG CTGGAGAAATTCCGCATGCTCCTCTTCACCAGTGAGGAAGACCAGAGGATCCAAATGGTGAATAATTTTCGCCCCCCTCAGCCTCTTAAGGGAAGAGTAGTTCGAGCTTCTTTCAAGGCCTGA
- the CA7 gene encoding carbonic anhydrase 7 isoform X2, whose protein sequence is MTGHHSWGYGQDDGPSEWHKSYPIAQGNRQSPIDIVSARAVYDPHLKPLIISYESCTSLNISNNGHSVMVEFEDTDDKAAISGGPFENPFRLKQFHFHWGTTHSQGSEHTIDGKPFPCELHLVHWNARKYATFGEAAAAPDGLAVVGVFLEIGKEHANMNRLTDALYMVKFKGTKAQFRSFNPKCLLPLSLDYWTYLGSLTTPPLNESVTWIVLKEPIRISEKQLEKFRMLLFTSEEDQRIQMVNNFRPPQPLKGRVVRASFKA, encoded by the exons gacCTTCAGAGTGGCACAAATCTTATCCTATTGCCCAAGGGAACCGCCAGTCACCTATTGATATAGTTTCTGCAAGAGCAGTTTATGACCCTCACCTGAAGCCACTTATTATCTCCTATGAATCGTGTACATCTCTCAACATATCCAACAATGGCCATTCGGTTATGGTTGAGTTTGAAGACACTGATGACAAGGCAG CAATCAGCGGAGGTCCCTTCGAGAACCCATTTCGGCTCAAGCAGTTTCATTTTCACTGGGGGACAACACACAGCCAGGGATCGGAGCATACAATTGATGGCAAACCTTTTCCCTGTGAG ctcCACTTAGTTCACTGGAATGCCAGAAAATATGCAACatttggagaagcagcagcagctccagatgGCTTGGCAGTAGTTGGTGTTTTCTTGGAG ATTGGGAAAGAACATGCCAACATGAACAGACTCACTGATGCTCTGTACATGGTTAAATTTAAA ggaaCAAAAGCTCAATTTAGAAGCTTCAACCCCAAATGCCTCCTACCTTTGAGTCTAGATTATTGGACGTACCTTGGTTCTTTGACAACACCGCCCCTTAATGAGAGTGTGACGTGGATAGTGCTGAAAGAACCCATCAGAATTTCAGAGAAACAG CTGGAGAAATTCCGCATGCTCCTCTTCACCAGTGAGGAAGACCAGAGGATCCAAATGGTGAATAATTTTCGCCCCCCTCAGCCTCTTAAGGGAAGAGTAGTTCGAGCTTCTTTCAAGGCCTGA